The sequence below is a genomic window from Mycobacterium heidelbergense.
GTCCGCGACATCGAGCCGGGCGAACTGCTGGCGATCGACGCCGACGGTGTGCGTTCGACGCGTTTCGCCAACCCGGAGCCCAAGGGCTGCGTCTTTGAATACGTCTACCTGGCGCGGCCGGACAGCACGATCGCCGGCCGGTCCGTGCACGCCACCCGGGTGGATATCGGCCGCCGGCTGGCGCGCGAATGCCCGGTTGACGCCGACCTGGTGATCGGCGTGCCGGAATCGGGCACCCCCGCCGCCGTCGGATACGCGCAGGAGTCCGGCATTCCGTACGGGCAGGGCCTGATGAAGAACGCTTACGTCGGGCGCACCTTCATCCAGCCGTCGCAGACCATCCGCCAGCTCGGCATCCGGCTGAAGCTCAATCCGCTCAAAGAGGTGATCCGCGGCAAGCGGCTCATCGTCGTCGATGACTCGATCGTGCGGGGAAACACCCAGCGCGCGCTGCTGCGCATGCTGCGCGAAGCCGGCGCCGTCGAAGTGCACGTGCGCATCGCCTCGCCCCCGGTGAAATGGCCCTGTTTCTACGGCATCGACTTCCCGTCGCCGGCCGAGTTGATCGCCAACGCCGTCGAAGACAAGGAGGAGATGCTCGAGGCGGTACGGCACGCCATCGGGGCGGACACGCTGGGCTACATCTCGCTGCGGGGACTGGTCGCGGCCTCCGAGCAGCCCGCGTCACGGCTGTGCACCGCCTGCTTCGACGGCAAGTATCCGATCGAGCTGCCCGACGAGACCGCGCTGGGCAAGAACGTCATCGAGCACATGCTCGCCAACGCCGCGCGCGGGGCCGGGCTCGACGATCTGACGCCCGACGAAGTGCCGGTCGTCCGCTGACGAAATCCGCTCGCAGCACTTCAAAGACGTTTGATACCGGCGGTGAGCGCCGCCCGGTAGCCTTTACCGCGATGACGGATCCCGGAAAAAGCCCCGGACGAGAACCGGGCAGCCAGGGCATTACATACGCGTCCGCTGGGGTGGACATTGAAGCCGGTGAACGCGCCGTCGACTTGTTCAAGCCGCTGGCCACCAAGGCCACCAGGCCCGAGGTGCGCGGCGGGCTCGGCGGATTCGCCGGCCTGTTCGCTCTGCGCGGCGACTACCGGGAGCCGGTGCTGGCCGCCTCCACCGATGGCGTCGGCACCAAGCTGGCGGTCGCGCAGGCGATGGACAAGCACGACACCGTCGGCCTCGACCTGGTCGCGATGGTGGTCGACGACCTCGTCGTCTGCGGCGCCGAGCCGCTGTTCCTGCAGGACTACATCGCGGTCGGCCGGACCGTGCCGGAACGCCTGAGCGCGATCGTCAGCGGCATCGCCGAGGGATGTGTGCGGGCCGGCTGCGCGCTACTGGGCGGCGAAACCGCCGAACACCCCGGCCTGATGGAACCGGACCACTACGACATCTCGGCCACCGGCGTCGGCGTCGTCGAGGCCGACGACATCCTGGGGCCCGACCGCGTCAAGCCCGGCGACGTCATCATCGCGCTGGGCTCTTCGGGCCTGCATTCCAACGGATACTCGTTGGCCCGCACGGTCCTGCTCGAGATCGACCGGATGAATCTGGCGGGTTACGTGGAGGAGTTCGGCCGCACCCTGGGCGAAGAACTGTTGGAACCCACCCGGATTTACGCCAAAGACTGCCTGGCGCTGACCGCCGAAACCCATGTCCGCACCTTCTGCCACGTCACCGGCGGTGGGCTGGCCGGCAACCTGCAACGCGTGATCCCGCCCGGGCTGGTCGCCGAGGTCGACCGCGGCACCTGGACGCCCGCGCCGGTGTTCGCCATGATCGCCCAGCGTGGCCGGGTGGCGCGTGAGGAGATGGAAAAGACGTTCAACATGGGCGTCGGCATGATCGCCGTTGTCGCTCCGGAAGACACCGACCGCGCCTTGGCC
It includes:
- the purF gene encoding amidophosphoribosyltransferase → MTVAGPEAPEHDLNSPREECGVFGVWAPGEEVAKLTYYGLYALQHRGQEAAGIAVADGSQVLVFKDLGLVSQVFDEQTLAAMHGHVAIGHCRYSTTGDTTWENAQPVFRNTAAGTGVALGHNGNLVNTADLAARARAAGLIGTRCPAPATTDSDILGALLAHGAADSTLERAALELLPTVRGAFCLTFMDENTLYACRDPHGVRPLSLGRLDRGWVVASETAALDIVGASFVRDIEPGELLAIDADGVRSTRFANPEPKGCVFEYVYLARPDSTIAGRSVHATRVDIGRRLARECPVDADLVIGVPESGTPAAVGYAQESGIPYGQGLMKNAYVGRTFIQPSQTIRQLGIRLKLNPLKEVIRGKRLIVVDDSIVRGNTQRALLRMLREAGAVEVHVRIASPPVKWPCFYGIDFPSPAELIANAVEDKEEMLEAVRHAIGADTLGYISLRGLVAASEQPASRLCTACFDGKYPIELPDETALGKNVIEHMLANAARGAGLDDLTPDEVPVVR
- the purM gene encoding phosphoribosylformylglycinamidine cyclo-ligase, which gives rise to MTDPGKSPGREPGSQGITYASAGVDIEAGERAVDLFKPLATKATRPEVRGGLGGFAGLFALRGDYREPVLAASTDGVGTKLAVAQAMDKHDTVGLDLVAMVVDDLVVCGAEPLFLQDYIAVGRTVPERLSAIVSGIAEGCVRAGCALLGGETAEHPGLMEPDHYDISATGVGVVEADDILGPDRVKPGDVIIALGSSGLHSNGYSLARTVLLEIDRMNLAGYVEEFGRTLGEELLEPTRIYAKDCLALTAETHVRTFCHVTGGGLAGNLQRVIPPGLVAEVDRGTWTPAPVFAMIAQRGRVAREEMEKTFNMGVGMIAVVAPEDTDRALAILTARHLDCWVLGTVGKGGKEGPRAKLVGQHPRF